From the Clostridium sp. Marseille-P299 genome, one window contains:
- a CDS encoding GntP family permease has translation MEATFSASPQLLTIGALIGFAVLLLLIIKFKVQPFLAIMSSALLIGLIVRMPYTMIVDTITNGVGSTLQTIAILVCLGSMFGAVLQATGGVEVIADTLLNRFGEKNAPWALGITGLIVGMPVFFESGLLILIPVAFGIAKKTGRSIYHYAIPLLAGLAIGHAFIPPTPGPVLVAEMLNVELSYVIILGIIIGIPAMIIAGPVFGKFAGNKMFVPVPTSYEENEKNKADKNGKRPSFLVIVLVILLPLFLIILNTVSSTIPFLAPLSPLLTFLGTPVIALLLSTIMAVLFLGLPSGYKMEELTHIMTSSLRSAGNIILLIAGGGMLRFVLQNSGIGEVFGDFVGGLPLPLVIIAFLIAAAVRISVGSATVSMTMAAGIVASMPAVAGLSQLQLATLTIAIAGGATAFSHVNDAGFWLTKSMFEVDEKTNLKTWTVLETLVGVVGLVGAIIVWFIVS, from the coding sequence ATGGAAGCTACATTTAGTGCATCCCCACAACTATTGACAATAGGAGCTTTAATTGGTTTTGCTGTCCTATTACTACTAATCATCAAATTTAAGGTACAGCCATTTTTAGCGATTATGTCCTCTGCATTACTCATTGGCCTTATCGTTCGTATGCCATACACTATGATTGTAGATACCATTACAAATGGTGTTGGATCTACCTTACAAACTATAGCAATCTTAGTATGTTTAGGTTCTATGTTTGGTGCAGTATTGCAGGCAACTGGTGGTGTAGAAGTAATTGCGGATACATTATTGAACCGTTTTGGTGAGAAAAATGCGCCATGGGCGTTGGGAATCACTGGTCTTATCGTTGGTATGCCTGTATTCTTTGAGTCAGGATTATTAATTTTAATTCCTGTTGCATTTGGTATTGCAAAGAAAACTGGACGTTCTATTTACCACTATGCAATTCCTTTATTAGCAGGTTTGGCAATTGGACATGCCTTTATCCCACCAACACCAGGTCCTGTATTAGTCGCTGAGATGTTAAATGTGGAGTTAAGTTATGTAATCATTCTTGGTATCATTATTGGTATTCCTGCGATGATTATTGCTGGTCCTGTATTTGGTAAATTTGCAGGAAATAAAATGTTTGTACCAGTACCAACTTCTTATGAAGAAAATGAAAAGAATAAGGCAGATAAAAATGGAAAGCGTCCAAGTTTTTTAGTAATCGTACTCGTAATATTATTACCATTATTCTTGATTATTTTAAATACAGTATCTTCTACAATTCCATTTTTAGCACCACTTAGTCCATTGTTAACGTTTTTAGGAACTCCAGTAATTGCGTTATTATTATCAACGATAATGGCCGTTTTATTTCTTGGATTACCTAGCGGTTATAAAATGGAAGAGCTAACACATATTATGACTAGCTCGTTACGTTCTGCTGGTAATATAATTTTATTAATTGCTGGTGGTGGTATGCTACGTTTTGTATTACAAAATTCAGGAATTGGTGAAGTGTTTGGAGATTTTGTAGGTGGGCTTCCATTGCCATTAGTAATCATCGCATTTTTAATTGCAGCAGCGGTAAGAATCTCTGTAGGATCCGCTACTGTATCTATGACGATGGCAGCAGGTATTGTAGCTTCCATGCCTGCAGTTGCTGGACTTAGTCAGTTACAGCTTGCTACGTTAACCATCGCAATAGCTGGTGGAGCAACTGCATTTAGCCATGTAAATGATGCCGGCTTTTGGTTAACTAAGTCTATGTTTGAAGTAGATGAAAAGACAAACTTAAAGACATGGACAGTGTTAGAAACTTTAG
- the ilvD gene encoding dihydroxy-acid dehydratase yields the protein MKSQELRKIAPELDPLRLGTGWTVEDLSKTQIIIESSFGDSHPGSVHLLELVDEARKGVMEAGGYGARYFCTDICDGEAQGHDGINYSLVSRDMMANMMEIHANATPFDGGVFVASCDKSVPAHLMAIGRINIPSIMVTGGVMDAGPDLLTLEQIGMYNAMCERGEISKEKLEFYKHNACPSCGACSFMGTASTMQIMAEALGLMLPGSALLPATSKDLREFAKKAGEQSVWLAKENLTPRKIVTMKSFENAIMVHAAISGSTNSLLHIPAIAREFGIDIDADTFDRLHRGAHYLLNIRPAGQWPAQYFYYAGGVPTVMEEIKDMLHLDVMTVTGKTLGENLEDLKKNGFYDKCQAYLDRLNLKKEDIIRPFDRPFGTDGSIAILRGNLAPGGAVVKHTVVPKEMFEATLRARPFDCEEDAIKAVLTHEIKPGDAVIIRYEGPKGSGMPEMFYTTEAIASDATLGASIALITDGRFSGASKGPAIGHVSPEAAEGGPIALIEEGDLIEVNIPNRVLRIVGVAGEKKTEEEMEAILAERKSKWRPRKNKYQHGVLKVFSERAVSPMKGGYME from the coding sequence ATGAAAAGTCAAGAATTACGCAAGATAGCACCAGAACTTGATCCATTACGTTTAGGTACGGGATGGACCGTAGAAGATTTATCAAAAACGCAAATTATTATTGAAAGTTCCTTTGGAGATAGCCATCCAGGAAGTGTTCATTTATTAGAGCTTGTGGATGAAGCAAGAAAGGGTGTTATGGAAGCAGGCGGCTATGGCGCTCGCTATTTTTGCACCGATATTTGCGATGGAGAAGCACAAGGTCATGATGGAATTAACTATTCATTAGTATCTAGAGATATGATGGCAAATATGATGGAAATTCATGCCAATGCAACTCCTTTTGATGGTGGTGTTTTCGTTGCTAGTTGTGATAAAAGTGTTCCTGCACATTTAATGGCAATTGGACGTATTAACATTCCATCCATTATGGTTACTGGTGGAGTTATGGATGCAGGTCCAGATTTGCTTACGCTAGAACAAATCGGTATGTATAATGCTATGTGCGAACGTGGTGAAATTTCAAAAGAAAAATTGGAATTTTACAAGCATAATGCTTGCCCATCTTGTGGAGCTTGCTCATTTATGGGAACAGCATCCACAATGCAAATTATGGCAGAAGCACTTGGTTTAATGTTACCTGGTAGTGCATTGCTTCCTGCTACTAGCAAAGACTTACGTGAATTTGCAAAGAAAGCTGGAGAGCAATCTGTTTGGTTAGCAAAAGAAAATTTAACTCCAAGAAAAATCGTAACAATGAAATCCTTTGAAAATGCAATTATGGTTCATGCAGCAATTTCAGGCTCTACGAATTCATTACTTCATATTCCGGCAATTGCTAGAGAGTTTGGAATTGATATTGATGCGGATACCTTTGACCGTTTACACAGAGGAGCACATTATTTATTAAACATTCGTCCAGCGGGACAATGGCCAGCACAATATTTTTATTATGCAGGTGGTGTACCAACCGTTATGGAAGAGATTAAAGACATGCTTCATTTGGATGTCATGACGGTAACAGGAAAAACTCTTGGTGAAAATTTAGAAGACTTAAAGAAAAATGGTTTTTACGATAAATGCCAAGCTTATTTAGATCGTTTAAATCTTAAAAAAGAAGATATTATTCGTCCGTTTGATCGTCCATTTGGTACGGATGGAAGTATTGCTATTTTACGTGGTAACTTAGCACCTGGCGGAGCTGTTGTTAAACATACAGTAGTTCCAAAAGAAATGTTTGAAGCTACCTTACGTGCAAGACCATTTGACTGTGAAGAAGATGCAATCAAGGCTGTTTTAACCCATGAAATTAAGCCTGGAGATGCAGTTATCATACGTTATGAAGGACCAAAGGGTAGTGGTATGCCAGAAATGTTTTACACTACAGAAGCCATTGCTTCAGACGCTACCTTAGGCGCATCTATTGCATTAATTACCGATGGTAGATTCTCTGGTGCATCCAAAGGACCAGCAATCGGACACGTTTCACCAGAAGCTGCAGAAGGTGGCCCTATAGCACTTATAGAAGAAGGCGACTTAATTGAAGTAAACATTCCAAATCGTGTTCTTCGCATTGTTGGAGTTGCAGGAGAGAAAAAAACAGAAGAAGAAATGGAAGCAATTTTAGCAGAAAGAAAATCTAAATGGCGTCCAAGAAAAAACAAATATCAACACGGCGTATTAAAAGTGTTTTCAGAGAGAGCAGTGTCCCCAATGAAGGGCGGATATATGGAATAG
- a CDS encoding FadR/GntR family transcriptional regulator has protein sequence MLKSLYNNQKRLPELVAEQIKELIVQGELKAGEKLPNEFEMANQLQVGRGTIREAVKILCSQNIVEIRRGCGTFVCERTGIMDDPLGLWMIEDKKKLALDLCEVRLMIEPEIARLAAERATDEEILQLREAGAKVEECIRKGVGHSEADIAFHELLAELSKNQVVPNLIPVIQSAVMLFIKMTESVLKEETIRTHNAIVEAVANRDGAKAKESMQVHLLLNREEIKKVIGQ, from the coding sequence ATGCTAAAATCTCTATATAACAACCAAAAAAGATTACCGGAGTTGGTAGCAGAACAAATCAAAGAATTAATAGTACAAGGCGAATTAAAAGCTGGAGAAAAACTACCCAATGAATTTGAGATGGCAAATCAGTTGCAAGTTGGTAGGGGAACAATTCGTGAGGCAGTAAAAATCTTATGCTCACAAAATATTGTTGAAATACGAAGGGGTTGTGGGACCTTTGTGTGTGAACGTACTGGAATTATGGATGATCCACTTGGATTATGGATGATAGAAGATAAGAAAAAGCTTGCTCTTGATTTATGTGAAGTGCGATTAATGATAGAGCCAGAAATTGCGAGATTAGCTGCAGAGCGTGCGACAGACGAGGAAATCCTTCAATTAAGAGAAGCTGGAGCAAAAGTAGAAGAATGTATTCGTAAAGGAGTAGGGCATTCGGAAGCAGATATAGCATTCCATGAATTATTAGCAGAGTTAAGCAAGAATCAGGTGGTACCTAATTTAATACCAGTGATACAATCAGCGGTAATGTTATTTATTAAGATGACTGAATCAGTATTAAAAGAGGAGACGATACGTACCCATAATGCAATTGTTGAAGCCGTTGCAAATCGTGATGGTGCAAAAGCAAAGGAATCTATGCAAGTTCATTTACTATTAAATCGAGAAGAAATAAAAAAAGTGATAGGTCAATAG
- a CDS encoding GGDEF domain-containing protein — MYENLDIYSFIDIVKNEALQNNQICLKSYTEILEKIKHEKCNEELIKECIELCDIAMEFDEIDCTQHMLNYLLTCISKMNIDDLMIAYMRARIKFCEKIKNEEELIPLYEKYYELMNEKYKELSDIKIANINTQLQYLKGVKEQKQLLQEEQRLKKQSEHDELTELPNRYALNEYSKKYFKKAYDEQKNFGVIIVDVDHFKQYNDNYGHLDGDKRLKIIAQIIQKCCNGQFCARFGGDEFFIITFDISEEEMYKIAHSIKESAMMLGELVENETQNSVFTVSQGYVVGIPNKNHTFIDFWHAADVALFKGKRDGKNNISLGEII; from the coding sequence ATGTATGAAAATCTAGATATATATTCCTTTATTGATATTGTGAAGAATGAAGCTTTGCAAAATAATCAAATCTGTCTAAAAAGTTATACTGAGATATTAGAAAAGATAAAACATGAGAAATGCAACGAGGAGTTAATTAAAGAATGTATTGAATTATGTGATATTGCAATGGAGTTTGATGAGATTGATTGCACACAGCATATGTTAAATTACCTCCTTACATGTATTTCTAAGATGAATATAGACGATTTAATGATTGCATATATGCGTGCTCGGATAAAATTTTGTGAAAAGATCAAGAACGAAGAAGAATTAATTCCTCTATATGAAAAATATTATGAATTAATGAATGAAAAATATAAAGAGTTATCGGATATTAAAATTGCAAATATAAATACACAACTTCAATATTTAAAAGGTGTTAAAGAGCAAAAACAATTGTTGCAGGAAGAGCAAAGATTAAAAAAGCAATCCGAGCATGATGAATTAACTGAACTACCGAATCGTTATGCACTAAATGAGTATAGTAAAAAATATTTTAAGAAAGCCTATGATGAACAGAAAAATTTTGGAGTCATTATTGTTGATGTAGATCATTTTAAACAATATAATGATAACTATGGGCATTTAGATGGTGATAAGCGTTTAAAAATTATTGCACAGATTATCCAAAAATGTTGTAATGGCCAGTTTTGTGCACGATTTGGGGGAGATGAATTTTTTATTATAACATTTGATATAAGTGAAGAAGAGATGTATAAAATTGCTCACTCAATTAAAGAATCGGCTATGATGCTTGGGGAACTTGTGGAGAATGAGACTCAAAACAGTGTATTTACGGTTAGCCAAGGATATGTAGTTGGAATTCCAAATAAGAATCATACATTTATTGATTTTTGGCACGCAGCGGATGTTGCTTTGTTTAAAGGCAAGAGAGATGGTAAAAATAATATTTCATTAGGTGAAATCATATAA
- a CDS encoding GGDEF domain-containing protein, which yields MGNMADVQRILKEFDGYIGFDICCTSMYQKLKLNLLLEAYEIYRDHLNIIDFVDLCTQLGRIHANLGYEQLAFDYFFHALELVKQTNNNEKLAIIYSYIGYTYQRLGASRDALLYFHKERTCYFMINIDNENLLERVFLLNINIGLAYCAIQNYEMARTYIKIIGERRFFDFTYRYRILINSLRLKTSFGIVDLDRITYYTKQLLNEINLSNHRECFFEFYEIFQLQLKNKNKKALSHLLDAMIEIAKDLNYDNYSFTALSAKLEYYKYKKDSTKYLDALKEFLEHTKQKEELVKELKQVRLLKRNEVLRIEQENKYLKKRLASLKERSEQDELTKLPNRYRLKSYVNEKFLNAMKLSLNFGIDIIDVDFFKQYNDNFGHLNGDKCLVQIAETLRSVAKNHFVARYGGDEFFIIFINQSTDEIKKIANEIQEIISKLNIKQAEGLPYDRITVSHGIFQMIPKNGSNFDDFIKKADMALSKGKNKSRKAVFFGEISDTKESAL from the coding sequence ATGGGAAATATGGCAGATGTTCAAAGGATTCTTAAAGAATTTGATGGTTACATTGGTTTTGATATTTGTTGTACTAGCATGTATCAGAAATTAAAATTGAATCTGTTATTAGAAGCATATGAAATTTATCGCGATCACTTGAACATCATAGATTTTGTTGATTTGTGTACTCAACTGGGACGAATACATGCGAATTTAGGCTATGAGCAGTTAGCATTTGATTATTTTTTTCATGCTCTTGAGTTAGTAAAGCAAACAAACAATAATGAAAAATTAGCCATAATATACAGCTATATAGGTTATACATATCAACGACTAGGGGCAAGTAGGGATGCGCTTTTGTATTTTCATAAAGAAAGAACATGTTATTTTATGATTAACATTGATAATGAAAATCTTTTAGAGCGCGTTTTTCTCCTTAATATTAATATTGGTCTTGCTTACTGTGCAATTCAAAATTATGAAATGGCAAGAACTTATATTAAAATTATTGGGGAAAGGCGTTTTTTTGATTTTACATATAGATATCGAATATTGATAAATTCGTTAAGACTTAAAACCTCATTTGGTATTGTGGACCTTGATCGAATAACATATTATACAAAACAACTTTTAAATGAGATAAACCTAAGTAATCATAGAGAATGTTTTTTTGAATTTTATGAAATCTTTCAATTACAATTAAAAAATAAAAATAAAAAAGCTTTGTCTCATTTACTTGACGCTATGATAGAAATTGCTAAGGATTTAAATTATGACAATTATTCCTTTACAGCACTTTCTGCCAAATTAGAGTATTATAAGTATAAAAAAGATTCTACAAAATACTTAGACGCTCTCAAGGAGTTTTTAGAACATACAAAACAAAAAGAAGAGTTGGTAAAAGAGCTGAAACAAGTGCGTTTGTTAAAGAGGAATGAGGTTCTTCGCATTGAGCAGGAAAATAAATATTTAAAGAAGAGACTTGCATCTTTAAAAGAACGCTCAGAGCAAGATGAGTTAACAAAGCTGCCAAATCGTTACCGCTTAAAATCTTATGTGAATGAAAAGTTTTTAAATGCGATGAAGCTTTCACTAAACTTTGGTATTGATATAATAGATGTTGATTTTTTCAAGCAATACAATGATAATTTTGGACATCTAAATGGTGACAAATGCTTGGTTCAAATAGCAGAGACCTTGCGTAGTGTTGCCAAAAATCATTTTGTAGCACGTTATGGAGGAGATGAATTTTTTATAATATTTATTAATCAGTCCACAGATGAGATTAAGAAAATTGCGAATGAAATTCAAGAAATCATTTCAAAACTAAATATAAAACAGGCTGAGGGTCTACCTTATGATCGAATAACCGTAAGTCATGGTATATTCCAAATGATACCAAAGAATGGATCTAATTTTGATGATTTTATAAAGAAAGCAGACATGGCACTTAGTAAAGGAAAAAACAAGTCACGCAAGGCAGTTTTTTTTGGAGAGATTAGCGATACGAAGGAGAGTGCTTTGTGA
- a CDS encoding ATP-grasp domain-containing protein — protein sequence MLHGWLIYSKEDSIKNEWLINEYIREGKELGISIELLLTDSLEFGVKDNTWFVQYKDQEMNLPDFAIVRTIYPLLNRQLEMMGVSTYNNSKVAEICNDKAKTYQYVAQLKIPMVDTRFCRKHELVKRISKLEDKSVVKSVSGHGGSEVFLVENQTYDKEITDIDSNFVIQPLVGSKHQDLRVYVLGDEILACVLRTAKEGFKSNFSLGGDVCLYELSKEEEEVVKRIISMFDFGLVGIDFIVADDNTLLFNEIEDVVGARMLYQCKDINLAKMYLEFIKLKEMKKM from the coding sequence ATGCTACATGGATGGCTAATCTATAGTAAAGAGGATAGTATAAAAAATGAATGGTTAATTAATGAATATATCAGAGAAGGTAAAGAGTTAGGGATATCTATCGAATTATTACTCACTGATTCTTTAGAATTTGGAGTAAAAGACAATACTTGGTTCGTTCAATACAAAGATCAAGAAATGAATCTTCCGGATTTTGCAATTGTAAGGACAATCTACCCTTTATTAAATCGTCAGTTGGAAATGATGGGGGTTTCAACCTATAACAATTCAAAAGTAGCTGAAATATGCAATGATAAAGCAAAAACATATCAGTATGTCGCACAACTTAAAATACCAATGGTAGATACTAGATTTTGCAGAAAACATGAATTAGTCAAAAGGATTTCAAAATTAGAAGACAAATCAGTTGTAAAATCGGTTTCAGGACATGGTGGAAGTGAAGTTTTTTTAGTTGAGAATCAAACCTATGACAAAGAGATTACGGATATCGATTCAAACTTTGTAATACAACCACTTGTTGGTAGTAAACACCAAGACTTACGTGTCTACGTGTTAGGAGATGAAATTTTAGCATGTGTTCTTAGAACTGCAAAAGAAGGTTTTAAATCAAATTTTTCTTTGGGTGGTGATGTGTGTTTATATGAATTATCAAAAGAGGAAGAAGAAGTAGTAAAACGTATTATAAGTATGTTTGATTTCGGATTGGTTGGTATTGATTTTATAGTTGCAGATGATAATACTCTGCTATTTAATGAAATCGAGGATGTTGTAGGTGCTAGAATGTTATATCAATGTAAGGATATAAATTTAGCGAAAATGTACCTTGAATTTATAAAACTCAAGGAAATGAAAAAGATGTAA
- a CDS encoding ATP-grasp domain-containing protein yields MEKTNQGLLIINEFLNADKFSEQSKWLMEAAKESQISLLIKTNAEILVHLETGDFKENYKKYYGDLPDFILFWDKDIRLAMYFEALGFPVFNSAKAIANCDDKSMTHLLLTKEGIPMPKTILAPMTFANIGFNNVKFLEQVKQKLTFPIVVKECFGSFGAQVYLAKDDKELHDIVLSVGAKPMLFQEYIKVSEGKDIRLQVVGNKVITAMYRYSTNGDFRANISNGGSMKPYEPNEIEVKLALRCCEILGLNFAGVDILFGENEKRLVCEVNSNAHFKNIFDCTGVNTANAIIEYIKEKIYK; encoded by the coding sequence ATGGAGAAAACAAATCAAGGGTTATTAATTATCAATGAATTTTTAAATGCAGATAAATTTTCAGAACAAAGTAAGTGGTTAATGGAAGCTGCAAAGGAAAGTCAAATATCACTTCTAATTAAAACGAATGCAGAAATCTTAGTTCATTTAGAGACTGGTGATTTTAAAGAAAATTATAAGAAATATTATGGAGATTTACCGGATTTTATATTATTTTGGGACAAGGATATCCGTTTGGCAATGTATTTTGAAGCATTAGGATTTCCAGTATTTAATTCTGCAAAAGCGATAGCAAACTGTGATGATAAATCCATGACACATCTATTACTAACTAAAGAAGGAATACCTATGCCAAAAACGATTCTAGCACCAATGACATTTGCCAATATAGGATTTAATAATGTTAAGTTTTTAGAACAAGTAAAGCAAAAACTCACATTTCCTATCGTAGTAAAAGAGTGTTTTGGTTCTTTTGGGGCTCAAGTATATCTAGCAAAGGATGATAAGGAGTTACATGACATTGTCTTGAGCGTTGGTGCAAAGCCTATGTTATTTCAAGAGTATATCAAGGTAAGTGAAGGAAAAGATATTCGCTTGCAAGTAGTTGGAAATAAAGTAATTACCGCTATGTATCGTTATTCTACAAACGGAGATTTTCGCGCAAATATAAGCAATGGCGGCAGTATGAAACCTTATGAACCAAATGAAATAGAAGTCAAATTAGCATTAAGGTGTTGTGAAATATTAGGTCTTAATTTTGCAGGAGTTGACATACTGTTTGGGGAGAATGAAAAACGATTGGTATGCGAGGTTAATTCCAATGCACATTTTAAAAATATTTTTGACTGTACGGGTGTAAATACAGCCAATGCAATTATTGAGTATATTAAAGAAAAGATTTATAAATAA